In Planctomycetota bacterium, one DNA window encodes the following:
- a CDS encoding serine hydrolase has protein sequence MKFARHTLALLLLVTCGWVSTGAAAEPTAWPMPEWSVAKPETQQMSSAGLDRVGQWLKEHGSKTGLVVRHGRIVGEWYFDDATQSTPYLVYSTSKSFASTAAHLAIADGKLTLDSKVGEFVPDVKPEAKRNITVRQIISMDTGVHNNKDLHNMDKLFSYAMYEAPLDFEPAAKWDYNNTGLALLAPVLKKATGQEVDQILEQKLFGKIGIARGDWTWEQREGRSLPYSGLHITARSLARFGLLFLNEGRWQDQQLVSTAWVKEATGPSQELNKSYGYLWWNNTTGKWKGVPADAYAALGRFDNSMLVVPSLDLVVLRQVGDDTAGNHKMDIGELWRLACEACTDAK, from the coding sequence ATGAAGTTCGCTCGTCACACGTTGGCATTGTTGTTGCTCGTTACTTGCGGTTGGGTTTCGACCGGCGCGGCTGCCGAGCCGACCGCCTGGCCCATGCCCGAGTGGAGCGTCGCCAAGCCCGAGACTCAGCAGATGTCGTCGGCCGGGCTCGACCGCGTGGGCCAATGGCTCAAGGAGCACGGCAGCAAGACGGGCCTGGTCGTTCGTCATGGCCGGATCGTTGGCGAATGGTACTTCGACGACGCGACCCAGTCGACGCCGTACCTGGTCTATTCGACGAGCAAATCCTTCGCTAGCACGGCGGCCCATCTGGCCATTGCCGACGGCAAGCTTACGCTCGATAGCAAGGTGGGCGAGTTTGTGCCGGACGTGAAGCCGGAGGCCAAGCGGAACATCACGGTGCGCCAGATCATCAGCATGGACACCGGCGTGCACAACAACAAAGACCTGCACAACATGGACAAGCTGTTCAGCTACGCCATGTACGAAGCCCCGCTCGACTTCGAGCCGGCCGCCAAGTGGGACTACAACAACACCGGGCTCGCCCTGTTAGCGCCGGTGCTCAAGAAGGCGACGGGGCAGGAAGTCGATCAGATTCTCGAGCAGAAACTGTTCGGCAAGATCGGCATTGCCCGCGGCGATTGGACCTGGGAACAGCGCGAAGGTCGCTCGCTCCCCTACTCGGGCCTGCACATCACGGCCCGCAGCCTGGCGCGGTTTGGCTTGCTGTTCCTGAACGAGGGGCGCTGGCAGGACCAGCAGTTGGTCTCGACGGCCTGGGTCAAGGAAGCCACCGGCCCGTCGCAAGAACTGAACAAGAGCTACGGCTATCTCTGGTGGAACAACACCACGGGCAAGTGGAAGGGCGTGCCGGCCGACGCCTATGCGGCGCTGGGACGGTTCGACAACAGCATGCTGGTCGTGCCGAGCTTGGACCTGGTCGTCTTGCGGCAAGTCGGCGACGATACCGCCGGCAACCACAAGATGGACATCGGCGAACTATGGCGTCTGGCCTGCGAGGCCTGCACTGACGCTAAGTGA
- a CDS encoding DMT family transporter: MKYYLVFPFLSSIVYVLGVMLLKQVTAHGIGVWRSTFISNLTTALVFALLWPFGGGPVLYDLWWQPTLVALLFIAGQVLTFLALEVGDVSVATPALGSKTIYVAWFSTLVIGVALPWELWLSAVLSFAAIALLNLGGSVRGRPLLTVAVSLAAAACYALFDVLIQKWSPAWSAGRFLPIMFAISAVLSFGFFPLFHAPLRAIPLKAWPQLGSGVFFIALQSLGLITTTAVFGDATSVNVIYSARGLWSVAAVWLIGHWFGNTERHHGAGVLAMRLAGAAVMTAAIIVTLIDWG, from the coding sequence ATGAAATACTACCTCGTCTTCCCTTTCCTGAGCAGCATCGTGTACGTGCTGGGGGTGATGCTGTTGAAGCAGGTCACCGCCCACGGCATTGGCGTTTGGCGCTCGACCTTCATCTCGAACCTGACGACCGCGCTGGTGTTCGCCTTGCTCTGGCCGTTCGGCGGAGGACCGGTGCTGTATGATCTGTGGTGGCAGCCCACGCTGGTGGCGCTGCTGTTCATTGCCGGCCAGGTGCTGACGTTTCTGGCCCTGGAAGTGGGGGACGTCTCGGTGGCCACGCCGGCCCTGGGGTCCAAGACGATCTACGTCGCCTGGTTCAGCACGCTGGTCATCGGCGTCGCGCTGCCGTGGGAGCTTTGGCTGTCGGCGGTGCTAAGCTTCGCGGCCATCGCGCTGTTGAACCTGGGGGGGAGCGTGCGCGGGCGGCCGCTGCTGACCGTGGCCGTGTCGCTGGCGGCGGCGGCGTGTTACGCCCTGTTCGATGTGCTAATCCAGAAGTGGTCGCCGGCGTGGAGCGCCGGGCGGTTCCTGCCGATCATGTTCGCCATCTCGGCAGTCCTGTCGTTTGGCTTCTTCCCGCTGTTCCACGCGCCGCTGCGGGCGATTCCCCTCAAAGCCTGGCCGCAACTGGGCTCGGGCGTATTCTTCATCGCCTTGCAATCACTGGGGCTGATCACCACGACCGCCGTGTTTGGCGACGCCACCAGCGTGAACGTCATCTACAGCGCCCGCGGGTTGTGGAGCGTGGCGGCCGTCTGGCTGATCGGCCACTGGTTCGGCAACACCGAACGGCACCACGGAGCGGGTGTGTTGGCCATGCGCCTGGCCGGCGCAGCCGTCATGACCGCGGCCATCATCGTGACGCTGATTGATTGGGGGTGA
- a CDS encoding exo-alpha-sialidase, whose translation MTPMKKLVTAIAASLILSTCPIACAADLGLEPPVINTRPGPEYNDDVRIGNMIIGIDRTPKGRLWACWVGNGDNPNGFFMLATSDDDGATWSRARVVIDPTDPPNSPQRRALVGNVWTDPLGRLWCFFDHSLGYYDGRAGDWYIRCDNPDADEPTWTAPVRFADGCTLNKPTVLKNGDWLIPVSLWPRERIAPESLRQGFHELDSQRMANVFASTDQGKTWTFRGGVLFPDTQFDEHMIVELKDGQLWMLARTKYDIAESRSSDGGRTWSPAQKSGISNPSARFFIRRLKSGRLLLVKNGPLDERIPRRSHLTAFLSDDDGKTWRGGLLLDERAQVSYPDGFEAPDGLIHIAYDWNRHTDAEILLARFREEDVLSGQFASAGAKPRMLINRATGPKHVPPSITPDAAWTKQVAEDAKQDRTTVAYDGVKPNSMVCDTTLRELPDGTWALYMLAGGDFEPSPENYTGLTRSSDQGRTWSTLEPVDLGFPRSGTTLGQGPTELIVRNGRCTLFFSTHSQTWGVNWRSWMIHSDDSCRTWSKPEPLPGRLANFTFIRNHIVTRDGKIMVPFQHYEGPPEGTPAPEPEEKPWHKTLRHYVSNPRNGVLISNDNGQTWSEHGNVRLVPDVRYHGWAENNIVELGGKRVAMIIRGDRLGGMLYIANSSDGGLTWPEFASKTDIPNPGSKATLYSLGNNRVVMLHNPNPKHRSPMALWISFDGMKTWPYQRVLVPESSDGPKGRLNYPDGFVSKDRQWLHFAYDDNRHRAVVYSAKLPPPE comes from the coding sequence ATGACACCGATGAAGAAACTCGTTACGGCGATTGCCGCTAGTCTGATTCTCTCCACCTGCCCGATCGCTTGCGCCGCTGATTTGGGTCTCGAGCCGCCGGTGATCAATACCCGGCCGGGGCCGGAATATAACGACGACGTGCGGATCGGCAATATGATCATCGGCATCGACCGGACGCCGAAGGGTCGCCTGTGGGCCTGCTGGGTCGGCAATGGCGACAACCCCAACGGCTTTTTCATGCTCGCCACCAGCGATGACGATGGCGCGACCTGGTCGCGGGCGCGCGTGGTGATCGATCCGACCGACCCACCCAATTCGCCCCAGCGCCGCGCGCTGGTCGGCAATGTCTGGACCGACCCGCTGGGGCGACTGTGGTGTTTCTTTGACCACAGCCTGGGCTATTACGACGGCCGGGCCGGCGACTGGTACATTCGCTGCGACAATCCCGACGCCGACGAGCCGACCTGGACGGCGCCGGTGCGATTTGCGGACGGTTGCACGCTGAACAAGCCTACGGTGCTCAAGAACGGCGACTGGCTGATTCCGGTCTCCCTCTGGCCGCGCGAGCGGATTGCCCCCGAGTCGCTCCGGCAAGGCTTTCACGAGTTGGACAGCCAGCGGATGGCGAACGTCTTTGCCTCGACCGACCAAGGGAAGACCTGGACGTTTCGCGGCGGCGTGCTGTTTCCCGACACGCAATTCGACGAGCACATGATCGTCGAACTCAAGGACGGCCAGTTGTGGATGCTGGCCCGGACCAAGTACGACATCGCCGAAAGTCGCTCGTCGGACGGCGGCCGCACGTGGAGCCCGGCCCAGAAGTCGGGCATCTCGAACCCGAGCGCGCGGTTCTTCATCCGCCGGCTGAAGTCGGGCCGGTTGTTGCTGGTAAAAAATGGTCCACTCGACGAGCGGATTCCGCGCCGATCGCACCTGACGGCCTTCCTGTCGGACGACGATGGCAAGACCTGGCGCGGCGGGCTGCTGCTCGACGAGCGCGCCCAGGTGAGCTATCCCGATGGCTTCGAAGCGCCGGATGGTTTGATTCACATCGCCTACGACTGGAACCGGCATACCGACGCCGAAATCTTGCTGGCCCGATTCCGCGAAGAAGACGTGCTGTCGGGCCAGTTCGCCTCGGCTGGCGCCAAGCCGCGCATGCTTATTAACCGGGCGACCGGCCCCAAGCACGTGCCACCGTCGATCACGCCGGACGCGGCCTGGACCAAGCAAGTCGCCGAGGACGCCAAGCAAGACCGGACCACGGTGGCGTACGACGGTGTGAAGCCAAACAGCATGGTCTGTGACACGACGCTGCGCGAGTTGCCCGACGGCACGTGGGCGCTCTACATGTTGGCCGGCGGCGACTTTGAACCGTCGCCCGAGAACTACACCGGCCTGACGCGCAGCAGCGATCAAGGGCGCACTTGGAGCACGCTCGAACCGGTCGACCTGGGCTTTCCGCGCTCGGGCACGACGCTGGGGCAAGGCCCGACGGAACTGATCGTCCGCAACGGGCGCTGCACGCTCTTCTTCTCGACCCATAGCCAGACCTGGGGCGTGAACTGGCGCTCGTGGATGATTCACAGCGACGATTCGTGCCGCACTTGGAGCAAGCCCGAGCCGCTGCCGGGACGACTGGCGAACTTCACCTTCATTCGCAATCACATCGTCACGCGCGATGGCAAGATCATGGTCCCGTTCCAGCACTATGAAGGCCCTCCCGAGGGGACGCCAGCGCCCGAGCCCGAGGAAAAACCCTGGCACAAGACGCTGCGTCATTACGTGAGCAACCCACGGAATGGCGTGCTCATCAGCAACGACAACGGCCAGACGTGGAGCGAGCACGGCAACGTGCGACTGGTCCCCGACGTGCGCTATCACGGCTGGGCCGAGAACAATATCGTCGAACTTGGCGGCAAGCGGGTGGCCATGATCATCCGCGGCGATCGCCTGGGAGGAATGCTGTACATCGCCAACTCGAGCGATGGCGGGCTGACCTGGCCCGAGTTTGCCAGCAAGACCGACATCCCGAACCCCGGCAGCAAGGCCACGCTCTATTCGCTGGGGAACAACCGCGTGGTGATGCTGCACAACCCCAACCCGAAGCATCGCAGCCCCATGGCGCTGTGGATCAGCTTCGACGGAATGAAGACCTGGCCCTATCAGCGCGTGCTGGTCCCCGAGTCGAGCGACGGCCCGAAGGGGCGGCTCAACTATCCCGATGGCTTTGTCAGCAAGGATCGCCAGTGGCTCCACTTTGCCTACGACGACAATCGCCACCGGGCGGTGGTCTATTCAGCTAAGCTACCGCCGCCGGAGTGA
- a CDS encoding ABC transporter permease translates to MRPYLAILRDSFDEALASRVLWISIILSTLLLLVIAPAGVTEHMASRFDDESFLNPSAFAQRLVDAGKKETRSPAKRIYDLASNSTKEQLEKAEAGAGKLPEQLRLRRALVAELNGLITKVDLYNQDDWRGIPLRPEARSLLGEGLDKLSAERLARFNRLAIDAAFPADLRAVGAHQMQFYWAIWESRPFPMERKDLHLQLTSTLQIVMGFFLGVLGILAAILVTSPIIPHTFEPGAIDLLFSKPVARTLVLLTKFLGGCAFILVLVAWMVGGLWLILGFRFGLWHHRLLLCIPLYMFLFAIYYAVSALAGVIWRNAIVSVVLTVLFWGVCWLVGTAKTTTETLSINPQRIVKLISAGDTLLAVTEGGTVRRWDASKGDWNDVFEGSQDMGPAFALGLFNGMIGPIYDRTGNRIFAIDNPLQQFGPLSNKTPLLIGKPAGDWRRERGPTVPTGPEALLLDNEGSLLVVTPLAVYRWDGSIDDKSPPAKVLGFDVPFTSGSHFAEASVRLSMTSPLSAALNPANNEIALFDGRRFVILERDAKQKYRVRVETIIEDETQGIVTYAGKTLALALDYGRIAFYDPADLKEKMTVALSRTNTPRYLNASPDGRWLSGVFHDGRLWLYDTTASAERVPSGINIGDVSAAAFVDNDQLLVADQGTRISEVAIEGLTVTNRRQGPLSLVSKAYYYVVKPIYTVCPKPSELDNLVHYALTGQTSVAMGNRRGLDAGRLKVDIWQPLWSNLAFLSVMLALGSIYVARKDF, encoded by the coding sequence ATGCGACCTTACCTGGCAATCTTGCGTGACTCTTTCGACGAGGCCCTGGCATCGCGCGTGCTTTGGATTTCGATCATCCTGTCGACGCTGTTGCTGCTGGTCATTGCGCCGGCCGGCGTGACCGAGCACATGGCCTCACGGTTCGACGACGAAAGCTTTCTCAACCCCTCCGCCTTTGCCCAGCGACTGGTCGACGCCGGGAAAAAAGAGACGCGTTCGCCAGCCAAGCGTATTTACGATTTAGCCAGCAACAGCACGAAAGAACAACTTGAGAAGGCCGAAGCGGGGGCCGGCAAGTTGCCCGAGCAGCTTCGCTTGCGCCGCGCCCTGGTTGCCGAGCTCAATGGCTTGATCACCAAGGTGGACTTGTACAACCAGGACGATTGGCGAGGCATTCCGTTGCGTCCCGAGGCCCGGTCGCTGCTTGGCGAAGGTCTCGACAAGCTCTCGGCCGAACGGTTGGCGCGGTTCAATCGCCTGGCGATTGACGCGGCGTTCCCTGCCGACCTGCGCGCGGTCGGCGCGCATCAAATGCAGTTTTATTGGGCCATCTGGGAGTCACGGCCTTTCCCCATGGAACGGAAAGACCTGCATTTGCAGTTGACGAGCACGCTACAGATCGTGATGGGCTTCTTTCTGGGCGTGCTCGGCATCCTGGCGGCGATTCTGGTCACCTCGCCAATTATTCCGCACACGTTTGAGCCCGGGGCCATCGACCTGCTGTTCAGCAAGCCGGTGGCGCGGACGCTGGTGCTGTTGACTAAATTCCTGGGGGGCTGTGCCTTCATCTTGGTGCTCGTGGCCTGGATGGTCGGGGGACTGTGGCTGATTCTCGGCTTTCGTTTCGGTCTTTGGCACCATCGGCTGTTGCTCTGCATTCCGCTCTACATGTTTCTGTTCGCCATTTACTACGCCGTGTCAGCGCTGGCTGGCGTGATCTGGCGGAACGCGATCGTTTCGGTCGTGCTCACCGTGTTGTTTTGGGGTGTCTGTTGGCTGGTCGGCACGGCTAAGACAACCACCGAAACGCTGTCGATCAATCCACAGCGGATTGTGAAGCTGATCTCCGCGGGCGACACGCTGTTGGCGGTGACCGAAGGGGGCACGGTGCGGCGTTGGGATGCGTCGAAGGGCGATTGGAATGACGTCTTCGAGGGAAGCCAAGACATGGGGCCGGCGTTTGCGCTCGGCTTGTTCAACGGCATGATCGGCCCGATCTACGATCGTACCGGCAACCGCATTTTCGCCATCGACAATCCGCTGCAGCAGTTCGGCCCGCTGTCGAACAAGACGCCGTTGTTGATCGGCAAGCCCGCGGGTGACTGGCGGCGCGAGCGCGGCCCCACGGTTCCGACCGGTCCCGAAGCGCTGCTGCTCGACAACGAAGGATCGCTGCTCGTGGTGACGCCGTTGGCAGTCTATCGCTGGGATGGCAGCATCGACGACAAATCGCCGCCGGCCAAGGTGCTGGGCTTTGATGTCCCCTTCACGTCGGGCTCGCACTTTGCCGAGGCCAGCGTCCGGCTATCGATGACGTCGCCGTTGAGCGCCGCGTTGAATCCGGCGAACAATGAGATCGCGCTGTTCGACGGGCGACGATTCGTGATCCTCGAACGGGATGCCAAGCAAAAGTATCGGGTGCGGGTCGAGACCATCATCGAGGACGAAACGCAAGGCATCGTGACCTACGCCGGCAAGACGTTGGCCCTGGCGCTCGACTATGGCCGGATCGCGTTTTATGACCCGGCCGACTTGAAGGAAAAGATGACCGTCGCGCTCAGCCGTACCAACACGCCGCGCTATCTGAACGCGTCGCCCGATGGCCGCTGGCTGTCGGGCGTGTTTCATGACGGTCGGCTTTGGCTGTACGACACCACGGCCTCGGCCGAACGCGTGCCCAGCGGCATCAATATCGGTGACGTCTCGGCTGCCGCGTTCGTTGACAACGACCAGTTGCTGGTGGCCGACCAGGGGACGCGAATCTCAGAAGTCGCGATCGAAGGGCTGACTGTCACCAACCGCCGGCAAGGGCCGCTGTCGCTGGTGAGCAAGGCTTACTATTACGTCGTCAAGCCGATCTACACCGTTTGTCCCAAGCCGTCGGAACTCGACAACCTGGTTCACTATGCTTTGACGGGTCAGACGAGCGTGGCGATGGGCAACCGGCGCGGCCTCGACGCCGGACGCTTGAAGGTCGACATTTGGCAACCGCTGTGGAGTAATCTGGCGTTTCTGAGCGTGATGCTCGCGCTGGGGTCGATCTATGTGGCGCGGAAAGATTTCTGA
- a CDS encoding ABC transporter ATP-binding protein: MQKTYRSGLFGGCRVEALRGVTFRVERGEIFGLLGPNGAGKTTLIKILLGIVRRTHGEATLLGHAAGDRNGRIRVGYLPENHRIPRHHTGNSALFYYGGLSGLSRGEVRRRAPALLDKVGLGKWGTTNVGSYSKGMLQRLGLAQAMLHEPELLILDEPTDGVDPVGRSEMREVLRDLKQQGKTIFLNSHLLQEIELVCDRVAILDHGLVLREGPVAEIKHTTGVAMQASSELRFSLVASELAAREALQGFEFGPLQITAEGQVQVTVRAADQGTVDRCLDQLRQRGISVVEMSRRRLTLEEAFLNIVQATAAE; the protein is encoded by the coding sequence TTGCAAAAAACCTATCGCAGCGGGCTGTTCGGCGGCTGCCGGGTCGAAGCCCTCAGAGGGGTCACCTTCCGCGTCGAGCGGGGTGAGATATTCGGGCTGCTGGGGCCGAACGGCGCCGGCAAGACGACGCTGATCAAGATTCTGCTGGGGATCGTCCGCCGCACGCACGGCGAAGCGACGCTCTTGGGCCACGCGGCCGGCGATCGAAATGGCCGCATTCGTGTCGGCTATCTGCCCGAGAATCATCGCATCCCGCGGCATCACACGGGCAACTCGGCACTGTTCTATTACGGCGGTCTGAGTGGCTTGTCGCGCGGCGAGGTCCGCCGCCGCGCGCCGGCGTTGCTCGACAAGGTCGGCCTCGGCAAATGGGGCACGACGAACGTCGGCAGCTACTCGAAAGGGATGCTGCAGCGGTTGGGGCTGGCCCAGGCGATGTTGCACGAGCCCGAGTTGCTGATCCTGGACGAGCCGACCGACGGGGTCGATCCGGTCGGGCGCTCCGAGATGCGCGAAGTGCTGCGCGACCTCAAGCAGCAAGGCAAGACGATCTTCCTGAACAGCCACCTGCTGCAAGAGATCGAACTGGTCTGCGACCGGGTGGCGATCCTCGACCACGGGCTGGTGCTGCGCGAAGGCCCCGTGGCCGAGATCAAGCACACGACCGGCGTGGCCATGCAAGCGTCGAGCGAGTTACGGTTCAGCCTGGTGGCCAGCGAGCTGGCGGCGCGCGAGGCGCTGCAAGGATTCGAGTTCGGCCCGTTGCAAATCACCGCCGAGGGGCAGGTGCAAGTGACCGTCCGCGCCGCGGACCAGGGGACGGTCGATCGCTGCCTGGATCAGCTGCGCCAGCGCGGCATCAGCGTGGTCGAAATGTCCCGTCGCCGCCTGACCTTGGAAGAAGCGTTCCTGAATATTGTACAGGCGACCGCCGCCGAGTGA
- a CDS encoding CocE/NonD family hydrolase — protein sequence MPRLLLVTLTAFVLLLAGMAKVSLAQAKRPDPQVVLDSVREQQVMIPMRDGVRLSAYVYLPRGEGPWPVIFEQRYADVSAKTTRASFAALAARGYAVAVVNFRGTHLSEGTWVGYRALGWGEQKDGYDICEWLAVQPWSTGKVGTFGSSQGGFVQNFLAVTRPPHLVAQYMIDTGLSLFHEGYRIGGITRPQRFLEAGKLCRNPDDNRRLLDEWYRHPNYDDYWAAENCALHFDKMNVPCFTVGSWFDFMCIGSIESYRGRRQHGGPGGRGQQQLLIGPWLHGRYKDTNVAGEMTFPERARFAMEDHLVRWFDHYLKGIDNGVEREPTVRYYTMGALGEANAPGNVWRTADDWPVAAKDTPYYLAAGEQLSLGAPTSGEGKTEFRADPVHPNEIPGRAFPGARDARAFERQSEVRTFTTEVLEQPVEWTGLVRAELQVSSSARDTDFIVRVCDVYPDGRSMLLVDYVRRARYREGYDHEALLKPGEIVPLNFDIGWISQVFNRGHRIRVTVASTGAPFFEPNPNTGLPLTIDPPSEQVVAVNAVHHNRQHASRIVAPMVAVTKKD from the coding sequence ATGCCTCGATTGCTGCTTGTGACTTTGACTGCGTTTGTTTTGCTGTTGGCCGGCATGGCCAAAGTTTCATTAGCCCAGGCCAAAAGGCCCGATCCACAGGTTGTCCTCGACAGCGTGCGCGAACAGCAGGTCATGATTCCCATGCGCGACGGCGTGCGGTTGTCGGCCTATGTCTACTTGCCGCGCGGCGAGGGGCCCTGGCCGGTGATCTTTGAACAGCGCTACGCCGATGTCTCGGCCAAGACCACGCGGGCCAGCTTTGCCGCGCTGGCCGCGCGCGGCTACGCAGTGGCTGTCGTCAACTTTCGTGGCACGCACCTTTCGGAAGGAACTTGGGTCGGCTATCGCGCGCTGGGCTGGGGAGAGCAAAAAGACGGCTACGACATTTGCGAGTGGCTGGCCGTGCAGCCCTGGTCGACCGGCAAGGTGGGAACCTTCGGCAGCTCGCAAGGGGGCTTCGTGCAGAACTTCCTGGCGGTCACGCGGCCGCCCCACTTGGTGGCCCAGTACATGATCGATACCGGACTCAGCTTGTTCCATGAAGGCTATCGCATCGGCGGCATCACGCGGCCCCAGCGGTTCCTCGAAGCAGGCAAGCTGTGTCGCAATCCGGACGACAATCGCCGCCTGCTCGACGAATGGTATCGGCATCCCAACTACGACGACTATTGGGCGGCCGAAAACTGTGCCTTGCATTTCGACAAGATGAACGTCCCGTGCTTCACGGTCGGCAGTTGGTTCGACTTTATGTGCATCGGCTCGATCGAAAGCTATCGCGGCCGGCGGCAACACGGCGGCCCAGGTGGGCGGGGTCAGCAACAACTGTTGATCGGCCCGTGGCTGCATGGTCGCTACAAAGATACGAACGTCGCGGGCGAGATGACCTTTCCCGAGCGCGCGCGGTTCGCGATGGAAGATCACCTCGTCCGCTGGTTCGATCATTACCTGAAAGGGATCGACAACGGCGTCGAGCGCGAGCCGACCGTGCGCTACTACACGATGGGAGCGCTGGGCGAAGCCAACGCGCCGGGCAACGTCTGGCGCACGGCCGATGATTGGCCAGTCGCGGCCAAGGACACGCCGTATTATCTGGCTGCGGGTGAGCAATTGTCGCTCGGCGCGCCGACCAGCGGCGAGGGGAAGACCGAGTTCCGCGCCGATCCCGTGCATCCCAACGAGATTCCCGGCCGGGCCTTCCCGGGAGCGCGCGACGCCCGGGCTTTTGAACGCCAGAGTGAAGTCCGCACCTTTACGACTGAGGTATTGGAGCAGCCGGTCGAATGGACCGGGCTGGTGCGGGCCGAGTTGCAAGTCTCCTCATCCGCCCGCGACACCGACTTTATCGTCCGCGTTTGCGACGTGTACCCCGACGGCCGGTCGATGTTGCTGGTCGACTATGTCCGCCGCGCCCGGTATCGCGAAGGGTACGACCATGAAGCCTTGCTGAAGCCGGGCGAGATCGTGCCGCTGAACTTCGACATCGGTTGGATCAGCCAGGTGTTCAACCGCGGCCACCGCATTCGCGTCACCGTGGCCAGCACCGGCGCGCCGTTCTTCGAGCCCAACCCCAACACCGGGCTGCCTCTGACCATTGACCCGCCCAGCGAACAAGTCGTAGCCGTCAACGCGGTCCATCACAATCGCCAGCACGCATCACGCATCGTCGCCCCGATGGTCGCCGTCACTAAGAAAGATTAA
- a CDS encoding M50 family metallopeptidase yields MQAVHEAGHCLGAWLTGGSVARVVLTPWTFSRTDLASNPRPLAVAWAGPIVGGTMPALFWGAAALARAAEAFVLRFFAGFCLLANGLYLGLGSFDRVGDCGEIIRHGGPLWSLWLFGIAAVPPGLWLWHRQGRYFGLGQQREPIKPCVVYSTTAASVALLALALSIGGE; encoded by the coding sequence ATGCAGGCGGTGCATGAGGCCGGGCATTGCCTGGGGGCGTGGCTCACCGGCGGCAGCGTGGCCCGTGTGGTGCTAACTCCGTGGACGTTTTCGCGGACTGATCTGGCGAGCAATCCGCGTCCGCTCGCCGTGGCCTGGGCGGGACCGATTGTCGGGGGCACGATGCCTGCGTTGTTCTGGGGCGCTGCGGCGCTGGCGCGAGCGGCCGAGGCGTTCGTCTTGCGCTTCTTTGCCGGCTTCTGTTTGTTGGCGAACGGGCTGTATCTGGGGCTGGGCTCGTTCGATCGGGTCGGCGATTGCGGCGAAATCATCCGTCACGGCGGGCCGCTTTGGTCCCTCTGGCTGTTCGGCATCGCGGCCGTGCCGCCGGGCCTCTGGCTCTGGCACCGACAAGGTCGCTACTTCGGCCTCGGCCAACAACGCGAACCGATCAAGCCATGCGTCGTTTACTCAACGACTGCGGCAAGCGTGGCGTTGCTCGCCCTCGCGCTCAGTATCGGCGGCGAATAG
- a CDS encoding RidA family protein, with the protein MNQIKRIGAGPRWSEIVIHQGTARWVEVAESPALDARGQIAQVLTQIDATLASLSADRTRLLQVIIYLADLADAPALNELWDAWVPAGHAPVRACVGVQLGAGYKVEMVLTAAADDAR; encoded by the coding sequence ATGAACCAAATCAAGCGTATCGGCGCTGGCCCGCGCTGGTCGGAAATTGTCATTCACCAGGGAACCGCCCGCTGGGTTGAGGTGGCCGAGTCGCCGGCGCTCGACGCCCGCGGGCAGATCGCGCAAGTCTTGACGCAAATCGACGCCACGCTCGCCAGCCTTTCGGCCGATCGCACGCGATTACTGCAGGTGATCATCTACCTGGCCGATCTGGCCGACGCGCCCGCGCTGAACGAGTTGTGGGACGCCTGGGTTCCGGCGGGGCACGCCCCGGTGCGGGCCTGTGTCGGCGTGCAACTGGGGGCTGGCTACAAGGTCGAAATGGTCCTCACCGCCGCGGCTGATGACGCGCGCTGA